The nucleotide window TCTCTTCTTTGCGGATTGGCGGGAAGCTTGCAGGCCCTTATTTTAGCGCGCGTGCTGCAGGGACTGGCAGGAGGAATCATTACACCCGTCAGCATGACACTGCTGTTTCGGACATTCTCTCCATCGGAAAGACAAAATCTGTCGCGTTCATTAGTATTGCCTATCGCCTTTGCACCGGCGATAGGTCCATTAGTGGGCGGACTGTTTTCGGAGTATTTATCATGGAACTGGGCATTCTTCATTAATATTCCGTTTGGTATCATCATCGTCCTGATCGGACTTTTTGCCTTAACTGAATTTGAAGTTTTTAAAGCACCATTTGATACGAAAGGCTATATGCTCATTGCACTCGGGTTGCCGCTGTTAATGCTCACACTGAGCCTTATTGCATCAGACGGTGTTTCCATTACGGTCGTCTTTTGTGCGATTGTCGGCGTATTTTTATTAAGCCGTTTTTATGTATATGAACGAAAAATAAAAGAACCGCTGCTGGATGTGCGTCTGTATGAACAACCGCTTTTCCTTTCATCGAGTCTTGTCGCGATGTGTTCCATGGGCGCCTTGATGGGGATGCTGTATCTGTTCCCGCTCATGTATCAGTACGCATACTTAGCTTCTGCTCTGGAAAGCTCACTTATTACGTTTACTGAGGCACTTGGACTGATGGTCGCTTCCAAATTACTGCCTCGAACATCCAAGCGTTTCGGCATGCTGTATACAGTACGTCTCGGTTTGATCGGTACGGTAATGATTTTCTGCTGTATCGCCATCCTTGGTCCTTCAGCAAATCCTTGGCTGTTACGCGGATTGATGTTTGCTGTTGGAATTTGTTTAGGACATAGTGTAATCGGTTCGCAACTTTCCGCCTTTCATCATGTAGCGAAAAGTCAGATGAGCAAGGCGACAACGCTATACAATATGCTTAATCGCGTTGGAGCTGCAGTAGGAATTGCACTTGTCGCGACGACATTAACCGTATCTGGTCGCTACTTTTCAGAGATCCTTTCTTATCAGTACGCCCTCGTTGCTACGGTTGTTCTGCTTCTGGCAGGACTCGGCTGTTCTTTATTTGCAAAAGAACAGGAAACTATTTTAAATGGAGAAAAAGCATGACAACCATTGCCTATTGCAAGATCAACGAGATGCCTACTGATTGGCAACGTTATCTTCCCTTTTTGGAAAACGACGTGGTGCAGCGGGTTGGACGCATGCGGAAAACGGAAGATCAGTTGCGAACGGTTTGTGCTCATTTACTGACGAAGATGATGTTGGTGACGACTTACAATAAGGAATTGTCGGAAGTTCGCTTTTCCAAAGATTCAAACGGTAAATACCAACTAGGACAAGACCTTCACTTCAATCTCTCACATTCCGGAAGTTATGTGGCATGTGCCATTAGTACGTTTCCGGTTGGAATTGATGTGGAACAGCAGGTAATAAGGGACTTTTCCCTCTTTCAAGCGTTGTGGAGCGAAGAGGAGAATCATCTCTATAAGCTTCTTGAACAGGAAGCTTTCTATGCCCTCTGGACTGCTAAGGAAAGTTACGGGAAATATAAAGGGTTTGGTTTGGACGATTCTTTAATGGAAGCAACGATTCGGCAAGATGGAACGATTCATCATCCCGCCTCACGTGTAAAAGCCCGTACCATTCCTTTTTTCCTTGCACCTGGTTACAGTGCTGCAGTCTGTTTGGAGGATTCATTGGAGACCGTGACGCACGTTCAGTGGGCACAAATTAAAACATTTTTTATGAAAAAGGTTGGGACATATGCGAAAAATTGACGTTTCATCAGTAATCGATAATAGTACATTTACTAAGACACATGCGACTGTTTTAGGATGGTGCATTCTCCTCATCTTATTTGACGGCTATGATCTTGTTGTCTTTGGCTCGGTCATTTCCTCGTTGAAAGATGATTGGGGTGTCAGCACCTCCGTACTCGGGACAATCGGCTCCTTGACATTGATCGGCAGTCTGATCGGTTCGTTTATTTGCGGGATGTTGGCCGACAAAATCGGCCGGAAGAATGTCATTATTGCCTGTGTGCTTGTTTTTGCTGTGTTTACGCTTTTAACAGGATTGACGGATTCTCTTATTGCTTTTGCCTTCTTCCGTTTCTTTGCAGGAATCGGGCTTGGTGGGATTCCACCGCTCGTTGTGACACTGACATCAGAGTACTCGCCTAAAAAGATGCGCAATATAATGGTAGGAATTATGTTCAGCGGTTACTCCATCGGCGGCATTTGTGTGGCGCTTTTAGGGATATGGGTCATTCCGAATTTAGGTTGGCAATGGATGTTTTATATCGGGGCGATTCCGCTGCTTCTTTTACCGATCATTATTAAATCTATGCCTGAATCGATTTACTACTATATAAAAAAAGGACAGCTTTCAAAGGCCCAGCATATGCTAAGCCGCCTGAACACAGACTATGTACCGCAAGACGGCGATCAGCTGATCATCGAGCAAGAAACAAAAGACGTGCCGGTTGCCAAGCTCTTTAAAGAAGGTCGTGCAAAAGCAACCATTCTCTTTTGGGTCATTTGCTTTATGGGACTGCTGCTTGTTTACGGTCTCAGCACATGGCTGCCACAAATGATGATGGCTTCCGGCTTTGCGTTGACATCCAGCCTGCTATTCTTGCTCAGCCTCAATATTGGCGCCATTATCGGATCAATTACGGGCGGTTTTATCGCCGATCGTATCGGTTCGAAAAAGGTGTTGGCAACCCTTTATAGTTTAGGGGGGATTTGCCTCTTCTTGCTTGCTTTCAATCCTACCGTGTGGATTTTGTATTTGCTCGTTGCGTTTGCAGGAGCCGCATCGATTGGAGCACAAAATTTAAACAATGCTTTCATCTCCTCTTACTACCCGTCTTCAATGCGTTCGACCGGTCTTGGGACAGCACTTTGCGTAGGTCGCGTTGGTGCCATTATCGGACCTTCATTAGGCGGATATTTACTAGCGGGCTCAGCACCTGTGTACATTTGCTTTATTGCCTTTGCCATCCCGGCATTTATCGCGGCAATGGCAATCTATGCACTGCCGATGACGACAACCAACGCTGCTCATCGGGCGAAGAGTATCGAGATAACGAGTTAGCATTTAAAACGCCTGTAACCGAATAAAAGGTTACAGGCTTAATCAGTTCATCTTATACTCGCTGAACATTATTAATAATCACTTTGCTTTTAGGCAAGCTTGGAATGCTTACTTTACTGTAGCTTAAATCTTGTTCCGGGACATCGTACGTCATTTGGTTAACTAGGAAATCTAGACTCACTTTCATCATCTCAATCGTCACCCATTCCCCCGCACAGCGATGGCCTAAATAGTAATCGCCGCCACCTTGCGGAATAAAGCTGAACGGACTTCCATCCCAGTTTTCAAAACGGCTCGGCTGAAACACTTCGGGATTCCCCCAAATATTCGTGTCATGATTCGTTCCGTATAAATCCAATAAAGTTAAAGTACCTTTTTCAAAAGTATAGTCTTTCCAAGTGAAATCCTCTTTCACTTCTGCTGCGGCAAACGGGAAGAATGGATAGAAACGGCGCACTTCCTGTACAAACATCAGTGCATTCTTTTCATCGCCGGATTTAAGTTTCTCCCGCTCTTCAGGATAATGATGTACGGCCAATGCCGAGAAATTAATATAGACCGCAATCGCTACAATCGGTCTCAATATATTGATTACTTCCACCGCAGCAATCTCCGAATCCAGAAGATTTCCTTCCAGATTCCGGTGCCATGCAAATGTGTATAATGCCGTACCTTCTTCTGGGTTCACTTCGCCTTCTCGCACCAGACCGACCATTTCACTTATCCACTTCTCCACGCGATTTCGCGCATTTCTCCCTGCCCAATGAGCTGGTCCAATTGCTGTTGCTGACTCGAACATCGCCCGTAAATCGTCCGCCAGTTTCTTCATTTCCTTTTCTTCAACAGGCACGCCGGCCCACTCGCAGGCAGTACGGCACATGATTTCCAGCGTTTCTTCGTAAAGCACGATTTCATCCATCTGCTGCCATTTAGTTAAAGCTGTATCCCACTGCTTCGCGGCAATTTCATTCAGTTTTTTAAGTCGGACCGGGGACATAATGGACATAAACATCTCTTTTCGGTGCTTATGGGCATCTCCATCCAGTGTCTGTACACCCTTTTTGCCGAATAATGTTTCGGCAACACGGTTTGGTGCAACGCCTGCTCTTTTAAACTTACTATTGTCGTAAAAAAGGTCGGCCGCTTCCTTTCCGCCCATACAGACCGCCTTTTTTCCAAGCAATCGTGTTTCGAACAGATCGGAATGAAAGCTTTGTCTTCTATTTAAAATATACAAATAACCTTCTCTCAGAAGATTCAGGCTGTGGTCAATTCCTTCTTCCTTTGGCACTGAATTTGTCATCTACTTCATCTCCTTTTGTCTAAAAACATTGTCGGTAACCAATTCCCTGTTTATTCTTCAAAAAAACTTGCTTCCATTTGAACGCAAAAAACAGGCGGCGAAAATTTTCACCACCTGTTAATTCTTATACGAGCTCTGCTTTTGCAGATGCCTCACGCTTTAGCTGGTCCATAATTTGTGCTGTAGAATAAACTGCCCCACAGCGTCCTGCTACATAGTTGATCGCCATTTCATGCTCATCTTGTGTAAAATCAGCTACTGCATCGGCAATGAAAAACGGCTTAATGTCCGACATGAAAGCTTCTCCAGCAGTCATGAGGCAACCGATATGGGCGTAAACCCCACAAATGATTAACTGATTTCGGCCTTGTTCGTTCATCATTTCCAGTAAATTTGATTTCTTAAATGCACTGTAGCGCCATTTTTTCAATACGATATCGGCCTTGCCTGGCGCCAATTCATCGATCACTTTTGTAACGTTCGGGTCGTCTTTTAGTCCCGTTCCCCAAAAGTCAGTCAGTAATGCGCGGTCCTCTGGGTTTTGATTGCCTGATTGCGCCGTATAGACAACCGGAATGCCAAGTTCATCGCATTGTTTTCTGATTGCTTTTATGTTGGCAATCAATTCACGAACTAATGACGAATCCTTCTCATAATAATCGATAAAGTATTGCTGCATATCATGAATGAGTAGGACAGACTTGTTCGGATCGACTTCCCACCCTACTTTGTTTTTTGGAAGATAGCTTTCTTTCGGCATTTTATATGATGAGATCGCTGGAATAGCCATCTAAATCACTCCTTTTCCTTTTTGGTGAACCCTGTTGTATTTCATGTAATTACTCGTTTAAATATCCTTCAGCTGTTCTGTATTGATGCCCATTGCGCGAAGCATTGTCTGGAATTTCGCACCCGTTTCAGCCAATTCTTCTTCAGACTTCGATTCACTCACAACGCCTGCTCCCGCAAATAATCGTAATGAATCGCCATTTGCCTCTGCGCAGCGAATCGTCACAACCCATTCCCCGTCGCCTTCAGCATCACACCAACCGATCGTGCCTGTAAAGAAGCCGCGGTCAAACGGTTCAATTTCCGCGATTGCCTGTCTTGCCTTTTCCGTTGGTGCCCCACAAACAGCTGGTGTAGGCTGAAGGGCAATGGCTAAATCAAGCGATGAGATATCCGCTTTCAGGAGCTCTCCTTTAATGACTGTCGATAGATGCATCATCGTTTCCGTATAAACAACTGACGGTTTTTCCGGAACTTCGATCGTTTTTAGTAATGGACGCAATCCCTTGATGACTGCTTCCACTACGACCGCATGCTCATGTAAATCCTTTGGAGAAGAAAGCAGTTCCTCTTCACGTCTTTGGTTCTCTATCGGATCTTCACTTCTAGTTCGTGAACCGGCCAATGGATTCGCGATGACGTACATCCCTTGTCTTGAAACAAGCAGCTCCGGACTAGCCCCGATGAGCGAAGCCTTTTGATTTCCGTGTTTAATCGGTGCTGCAAACGTATATCCATGTTTGTTTTGATACGCAAGATTACGTAACAGCTGCGGAAGGTCGATCGGCTCATTGAGGCTTACTTCCAGTGAACGTGATAGCACAATTTTGTCGAGTTCGCCGCTTCTTATTCTTTCAATACCTTGCATGACACCTTGCTTATAGTGCTCTGGTGAAGGATTGGATACGAGCCGATTGACAGTAACAGATACTGAACCGGACACTTCCCTTTCCTCCTGCTGCAATGATGGCGCGATTTGGATAGATTCCGGAACAAGTAAACATGCTTTTTTATAGTAATCAAATGGCACTGCGCCCGTTACGACTGGTCGTGGATGCCCTTGTTCTTTTGCCTTCTTCAGCGCGCCCGCCACCTTCTCGGATAATCCTTCCATCTGGTTTTGATGTGGTTCACCCGCTGGTACGTGCATGAACACACCTTTGCCTAAAATCGTTCTTTTTGGTGTTTCAATGAAAAAGTCACCAACTTCATAGTCATCTAAAAGTTCATGTTCGATTACTGCTTTTTGTTTGATTACCATATTACCGCTCCTTTTCGTTTCACTATTCTGAATTCAAAAGACAGACTTAGCCGGCTCCCAATGTCGCGCCGCCATCCACGACAAGATTGCTCATCGTAATATGGCTTGAGTGATTAGACAGGAAAAACAGAATAGCGTCGACAATATTGTCCGGTTGTGCAATCTTTTTCAGCGGAATCCCTACTTTATACGTTTCAGGCATCCCTTTAATCATTACTTCAGCGCCATGATCATCGGACCACATCGAACGTTGCATGTCCGTATCCGTCGACCCTGGTGAAACGATATTGCAGCGTATATTATGCTCTGCCAGCTCTAAACCGAGACATTTTGTAAACATGACCGTTGCCGCCTTTGATGCTGCGTAGGCCGCCATCGAAATTCTCGGTACACTTGCGGCATTGGATCCGACTGTTACAATGGAACCTGCTTTTCTTTGAATCATATAACGGCTTACTGCTCTTGAAACATAAAAAACGCCTGTCGTATTAATTGAAAAGATCCTTGCCCAGTCACGGTCAGTACATGATTCGACCGGTCCTGTAGCCAATGCGCCTGCTACATTGACGAGCATTTCGATTGGTCCGATTTCGTTTTCCACTTTCTCGACAACCTCATCAATGGCGTTACTTTCTCCGACATCTGCAGAAAATGCGAAAACTTCGTGGCCCTGCTCTATTAAACCATTCACATGGTTTCTCAATTTTTCCTCGTTATAATCGATTACAACTACTTTTACTCCTAATGTAGCCAAGCTTTTGACAAGGCTTGCGCCAATTCCTTGGGCTCCACCTGTCACAAGTGCAACTTTCCCTCTTAACTCCTGAAAGTTCACTTCAACACTTCCTTTCTCGTTTACAGCTATGTAAAGACAGCTTGATTTCTTATTAGAACTATCAATCAATAATGATAATCATTATCAATTGATTCTATTAGCAATGATAGGCCTAACATTTTACAACGTCAAGAGACATTCAAACATTCCAATAGAAAGACCTAAGTTTCGGTTTAGTGCTGATTTAAAGAAGTAATATTCGGCATTTTCGAAAAATTTGTAAGGAAAACTGCGGTAATAAAATCCAAATAAAGGAATAAATATGAACTTCCTCTACTCTATTATGTAGTCTTATCAATTCATTACTGACCAGTAGAGAAGATATCATTGTGTAAATATTTTGCCAGAAATACATTCTTGGAAAAGAGAGCGATAGGAATATTGAATTACTGTACAAAAGATTATGAAATTCGTTCGATTTTTCCTGCGAATTAAATTATTTTCTGTTAATTTGGAATACCGTTAAAAACCTGCTACTAAAACGTTCCTAAGCCTTTATTTCGATAAAAATTAGGCTTAACCTAACGTTCAGTCCGTTAGTGTTAGGCATTAAAAACACGGATTTCTGGGAAGATCTCGAAGCAAGATCTTCGATACCAAATACCGTTCCTTCAAAAGGAAAAACGGTCGTTGCGAAGAAAGTCCAAGAACGTCTGCAACCAGTGCCGAATCCGTTTTCTGAATAATTGATTGGCTGACCATTACTCATTGTTTCGGTAGTGGTCAGCTTTTTTATTTATTATTTACTTCATATATGGTTCAATTATAGAACAAACGTTCCAATTAAGAAGAGGTGAAGTTTATGAACATTGAACGGCTGCACATCCGAATCATGATTACGTGCTCGATTGTCAGCTTTGCCAAACGGGAAGCATTGGCCGCTAGCTATCCAATGGAGGCAATTGATGAACTCGAACAGCACGGCTATATTGCACAGACAAGTTATGGCCACTATTACAATACGAAGCTTGCCGCGCAGTATTTGAGAAAATTTATGACAACGTACAGTCCGCGCTTAAAGGTTCCTGAGATGGTGGAACTGCTGGAGCAGGCACCCGAATATGTTGTCGTCGATATTGAAACGACGGGAGGCTCT belongs to Solibacillus sp. FSL W7-1436 and includes:
- a CDS encoding DHA2 family efflux MFS transporter permease subunit; the encoded protein is MKAQRAVIIALYVVAMFMVSIDGTIVNVLLPTIAVEFGVTPGATNGINIGYLVSIAVALPAAGYLSNRFGVKRMYVLSVSLFTLASLLCGLAGSLQALILARVLQGLAGGIITPVSMTLLFRTFSPSERQNLSRSLVLPIAFAPAIGPLVGGLFSEYLSWNWAFFINIPFGIIIVLIGLFALTEFEVFKAPFDTKGYMLIALGLPLLMLTLSLIASDGVSITVVFCAIVGVFLLSRFYVYERKIKEPLLDVRLYEQPLFLSSSLVAMCSMGALMGMLYLFPLMYQYAYLASALESSLITFTEALGLMVASKLLPRTSKRFGMLYTVRLGLIGTVMIFCCIAILGPSANPWLLRGLMFAVGICLGHSVIGSQLSAFHHVAKSQMSKATTLYNMLNRVGAAVGIALVATTLTVSGRYFSEILSYQYALVATVVLLLAGLGCSLFAKEQETILNGEKA
- the dhbC gene encoding isochorismate synthase DhbC yields the protein MVIKQKAVIEHELLDDYEVGDFFIETPKRTILGKGVFMHVPAGEPHQNQMEGLSEKVAGALKKAKEQGHPRPVVTGAVPFDYYKKACLLVPESIQIAPSLQQEEREVSGSVSVTVNRLVSNPSPEHYKQGVMQGIERIRSGELDKIVLSRSLEVSLNEPIDLPQLLRNLAYQNKHGYTFAAPIKHGNQKASLIGASPELLVSRQGMYVIANPLAGSRTRSEDPIENQRREEELLSSPKDLHEHAVVVEAVIKGLRPLLKTIEVPEKPSVVYTETMMHLSTVIKGELLKADISSLDLAIALQPTPAVCGAPTEKARQAIAEIEPFDRGFFTGTIGWCDAEGDGEWVVTIRCAEANGDSLRLFAGAGVVSESKSEEELAETGAKFQTMLRAMGINTEQLKDI
- a CDS encoding MFS transporter, which translates into the protein MRKIDVSSVIDNSTFTKTHATVLGWCILLILFDGYDLVVFGSVISSLKDDWGVSTSVLGTIGSLTLIGSLIGSFICGMLADKIGRKNVIIACVLVFAVFTLLTGLTDSLIAFAFFRFFAGIGLGGIPPLVVTLTSEYSPKKMRNIMVGIMFSGYSIGGICVALLGIWVIPNLGWQWMFYIGAIPLLLLPIIIKSMPESIYYYIKKGQLSKAQHMLSRLNTDYVPQDGDQLIIEQETKDVPVAKLFKEGRAKATILFWVICFMGLLLVYGLSTWLPQMMMASGFALTSSLLFLLSLNIGAIIGSITGGFIADRIGSKKVLATLYSLGGICLFLLAFNPTVWILYLLVAFAGAASIGAQNLNNAFISSYYPSSMRSTGLGTALCVGRVGAIIGPSLGGYLLAGSAPVYICFIAFAIPAFIAAMAIYALPMTTTNAAHRAKSIEITS
- a CDS encoding cytochrome P450, with protein sequence MTNSVPKEEGIDHSLNLLREGYLYILNRRQSFHSDLFETRLLGKKAVCMGGKEAADLFYDNSKFKRAGVAPNRVAETLFGKKGVQTLDGDAHKHRKEMFMSIMSPVRLKKLNEIAAKQWDTALTKWQQMDEIVLYEETLEIMCRTACEWAGVPVEEKEMKKLADDLRAMFESATAIGPAHWAGRNARNRVEKWISEMVGLVREGEVNPEEGTALYTFAWHRNLEGNLLDSEIAAVEVINILRPIVAIAVYINFSALAVHHYPEEREKLKSGDEKNALMFVQEVRRFYPFFPFAAAEVKEDFTWKDYTFEKGTLTLLDLYGTNHDTNIWGNPEVFQPSRFENWDGSPFSFIPQGGGDYYLGHRCAGEWVTIEMMKVSLDFLVNQMTYDVPEQDLSYSKVSIPSLPKSKVIINNVQRV
- a CDS encoding 4'-phosphopantetheinyl transferase family protein, producing MPTDWQRYLPFLENDVVQRVGRMRKTEDQLRTVCAHLLTKMMLVTTYNKELSEVRFSKDSNGKYQLGQDLHFNLSHSGSYVACAISTFPVGIDVEQQVIRDFSLFQALWSEEENHLYKLLEQEAFYALWTAKESYGKYKGFGLDDSLMEATIRQDGTIHHPASRVKARTIPFFLAPGYSAAVCLEDSLETVTHVQWAQIKTFFMKKVGTYAKN
- a CDS encoding 2,3-dihydro-2,3-dihydroxybenzoate dehydrogenase, coding for MNFQELRGKVALVTGGAQGIGASLVKSLATLGVKVVVIDYNEEKLRNHVNGLIEQGHEVFAFSADVGESNAIDEVVEKVENEIGPIEMLVNVAGALATGPVESCTDRDWARIFSINTTGVFYVSRAVSRYMIQRKAGSIVTVGSNAASVPRISMAAYAASKAATVMFTKCLGLELAEHNIRCNIVSPGSTDTDMQRSMWSDDHGAEVMIKGMPETYKVGIPLKKIAQPDNIVDAILFFLSNHSSHITMSNLVVDGGATLGAG